One part of the Microbacterium aurugineum genome encodes these proteins:
- a CDS encoding DeoR/GlpR family DNA-binding transcription regulator — protein sequence MEAHERRALIEQRVLSDGEAEFKALALEFDVSEMTIRRDLELLEERGSVRRVTGGVIAAHGTAVEPGFNSRALMGAREKINIAAAAVAHLNHGETVVLDSGSTALAVARAIVGKGLGLTVITPSILVALELHDEPNTTILVTGGRVRPGELSLVGAESIEAFKRYNCDVYVMGVSGVDGKRGLSDYSNEEGAVKRAAIEACDRVIVVADASKLGRVHLTNVAGPGEVDLLVTDGAVDHPALVGLRAAGVQIEAVPAL from the coding sequence ATGGAAGCCCACGAGCGCCGCGCGCTGATCGAGCAGCGTGTTCTCTCTGACGGGGAGGCCGAGTTCAAGGCTCTCGCCCTGGAGTTCGACGTCTCCGAGATGACCATCCGTCGCGACCTGGAGCTCCTCGAAGAGCGCGGCAGCGTGCGTCGGGTGACCGGCGGTGTGATCGCCGCGCACGGAACGGCGGTGGAGCCCGGGTTCAATTCGCGAGCGTTGATGGGCGCGCGCGAGAAGATCAACATCGCTGCCGCTGCCGTCGCTCATCTCAACCATGGTGAGACCGTCGTGCTCGACAGCGGCAGCACCGCGCTTGCCGTGGCTCGGGCGATCGTCGGCAAGGGGCTCGGGCTCACGGTTATCACGCCGAGCATCCTCGTCGCGCTCGAGCTCCACGACGAGCCCAACACCACGATCCTCGTCACCGGTGGGCGGGTGCGGCCGGGCGAGCTCAGCCTGGTCGGTGCCGAGTCGATCGAGGCATTCAAGCGCTACAACTGCGACGTGTACGTCATGGGGGTCTCCGGGGTAGACGGCAAGCGCGGTCTCTCCGACTACTCCAATGAGGAGGGGGCGGTGAAGCGCGCGGCGATCGAAGCCTGCGATCGCGTCATCGTCGTCGCCGACGCGTCGAAGCTCGGCCGCGTGCATCTGACGAATGTCGCCGGCCCGGGTGAGGTCGATCTTCTGGTGACGGATGGTGCGGTGGATCACCCCGCGCTCGTCGGGTTGCGCGCGGCTGGCGTGCAGATCGAAGCCGTTCCCGCGCTCTAG
- a CDS encoding sterol carrier family protein codes for MARKIDITDGRVALDAVRAADASGVKPQRSDLATAVRYLLQLLDEKAPGNSVEVRVPPFGAVQVIQGPRHTRGTPPNVVEMDAATWIAVSTGTERWAEAAAGGRIHASGTRADLSDVLPLRP; via the coding sequence ATGGCCAGGAAGATCGACATCACGGACGGACGCGTCGCGCTCGATGCCGTCCGTGCCGCCGATGCCTCGGGGGTGAAGCCGCAGCGCTCCGACCTCGCCACCGCCGTGCGCTACCTGCTGCAGCTGCTGGACGAGAAGGCGCCGGGCAACAGCGTCGAGGTGCGGGTGCCCCCGTTCGGTGCGGTGCAGGTCATCCAAGGACCCCGTCACACCCGGGGCACGCCGCCCAACGTCGTCGAGATGGATGCCGCGACCTGGATCGCCGTGTCGACCGGGACCGAGCGATGGGCGGAGGCCGCGGCCGGCGGGCGCATCCACGCCTCCGGGACCCGCGCCGATCTGAGCGACGTCCTCCCGTTGCGGCCCTAG
- a CDS encoding BtpA/SgcQ family protein: MPNWLPEVFGTQKPIVAMLHLAPLPGDPGYDTVGGVAAIVERARGELDALQSGGVDAVMISNEFSLPYLTKTEPITAITMARVLGELQRDLSVPFGVNVLWDGRASIDLATATDAAFVREIFTGVYASDFGLWNTNVGEVARHRHRIGAGNVKLLFNIVPESATYLAERDLGSIARTTVFATKPDALCVSGLTAGAPTDTQSLAIVKENAGDVPVFVNTGVRASNVADQLAVADGAVVGTYFKQDGKFENRADRTRVEELMVAAKAFRSQLA; the protein is encoded by the coding sequence ATGCCCAACTGGCTCCCCGAGGTGTTCGGCACACAGAAGCCGATCGTGGCGATGCTCCACCTGGCTCCGCTCCCCGGCGACCCCGGCTACGACACCGTCGGCGGTGTCGCCGCGATCGTGGAGCGCGCCCGCGGCGAGCTCGACGCCCTGCAGAGCGGCGGCGTCGACGCCGTGATGATCTCGAACGAGTTCAGCCTTCCGTACCTGACGAAGACGGAGCCGATCACCGCGATCACGATGGCCCGCGTCCTCGGCGAGCTCCAGCGCGATCTCTCCGTCCCTTTCGGCGTGAACGTGCTGTGGGACGGCCGGGCCTCCATCGACCTCGCCACCGCAACCGACGCCGCCTTCGTCCGCGAGATCTTCACGGGTGTCTACGCCAGCGACTTCGGCCTGTGGAACACGAACGTCGGTGAAGTCGCCCGCCACCGCCACCGCATCGGCGCGGGGAACGTGAAACTGCTCTTCAACATCGTGCCGGAGTCGGCCACCTACCTCGCCGAACGCGACCTGGGCTCGATCGCCCGCACCACGGTGTTCGCGACCAAGCCCGACGCTCTCTGTGTCTCCGGGCTCACCGCGGGCGCGCCCACAGACACGCAGTCGCTGGCCATCGTGAAGGAGAACGCCGGAGATGTCCCCGTCTTCGTCAACACCGGCGTCCGGGCCTCCAACGTCGCCGATCAGCTCGCCGTCGCCGATGGCGCTGTCGTCGGAACGTACTTCAAGCAGGACGGCAAGTTCGAGAACCGCGCCGACCGCACGAGGGTCGAGGAGCTCATGGTCGCCGCGAAGGCGTTCCGGTCACAGCTCGCCTGA